From a single Kryptolebias marmoratus isolate JLee-2015 linkage group LG17, ASM164957v2, whole genome shotgun sequence genomic region:
- the LOC108235867 gene encoding urotensin-2 receptor, with translation MNNRSLTPSPPRLGGGGGSLGAVDHELIITSTFGTLLSVVYVVGVSGNVYTLVVMCHSIRFATSMYISIINLALADLLYLSTIPFVVSTYFLKDWYFGDVGCRILLSLDLLTMHASIFTLTVICTERYLGVTQPLDTVRRSKSYRKALAWGVWLLSLVLTVPMMVMVAQTTKKLPDGGVKRMCAPTWAPLAYKVYVTVLFGTSIMAPGLIIGYLYVRLARTYLESQRNSVISRDSKRSPKQKVLIMIFTIVLVFWACFLPFWIWQLLPLYHTKPLNLASQTHTCINYLVASLTYSNSCINPFLYTMLTKNYREYLKNRHRSFYKYTSSFKQRPPSLHSWGKSASSSNQFEFNSETLVMGALR, from the coding sequence ATGAACAACAGGTCTCTGACTCCCAGCCCGCCGCGGCTCGGCGGAGGCGGCGGATCGCTGGGGGCTGTGGATCACGAGCTCATCATCACGTCCACTTTCGGGACGCTCCTGTCGGTCGTCTACGTCGTCGGGGTGTCCGGCAACGTGTACACGCTGGTGGTGATGTGCCACTCGATCCGCTTCGCCACCTCCATGTACATCTCCATCATCAACCTGGCCCTGGCGGACCTCCTCTACCTCTCCACCATCCCCTTCGTGGTGTCCACCTACTTCCTGAAGGACTGGTACTTCGGGGACGTGGGCTGCCGCATCCTGCTCAGCCTGGACCTGCTCACCATGCACGCGAGCATCTTCACGCTCACCGTCATCTGCACGGAGCGCTACCTGGGCGTCACGCAGCCGCTGGACACGGTCAGGCGCTCCAAGAGCTACCGCAAGGCGCTGGCATGGGGTGTGTGGCTGCTGTCCCTGGTGCTGACCGTGCCCATGATGGTCATGGTGGCGCAGACCACCAAGAAGCTGCCGGACGGGGGCGTGAAGAGGATGTGCGCGCCCACGTGGGCGCCCCTGGCTTATAAGGTGTACGTGACGGTCCTGTTCGGCACCAGCATCATGGCCCCGGGGCTCATCATCGGGTACCTGTACGTCCGCTTGGCCCGCACGTACCTGGAGTCCCAGCGCAACTCTGTGATCAGCAGAGACAGCAAGAGGTCCCCCAAGCAGAAGGTGCTGATCATGATCTTCACCATCGTGCTGGTGTTCTGGGCGTGCTTCCTGCCCTTTTGGATCTGGCAGCTGCTGCCCCTGTACCACACCAAGCCGCTGAACCTGGCCTCGCAGACGCACACGTGCATCAACTACCTGGTGGCGAGCCTGACGTACAGCAACAGCTGCATCAACCCGTTCCTCTACACGATGCTCACCAAGAACTACAGGGAGTACCTGAAGAACCGGCACCGGAGCTTCTACAAGTACACGTCCTCCTTCAAGCAGCGGCCGCCCAGTCTCCACTCCTGGGGCAAGTCCGCCTCCTCCAGCAACCAGTTCGAGTTCAACTCCGAGACCCTGGTCATGGGCGCGCTGAGGTGA